GGTCTCAAAGACGGGATATAATATTCTACCgactcgccttactcgattagaAACGCTTCTTAGCATTTCTCGTAAGCTGTGTCGTACGACCAAATGCGCCGAGCGCACACAAATGCGTGACGTTAGCGATTCTTGCTTGTGTGATGTCCGCATGGTGGAGGCCCTATCCCTCATGTAGTTCTGTTGCACGGAGCTCGAGTTGATATCTCTGATACAGATCAGTCACATCACGTTCTTTGTAATcaattacaaaagaaaaataaatacgtatttctctAATAGCCAGCCCACGTtaaatcgcctctggctttatTAATCGACAATGCCAGCACACGTTAAATCGCCtctgacattattttttacaaattgccAGCTGATGTTACATtggctttattaatatttttaaaaatattaaaaacagaaaatatagaatagGCCCCATCCGCCGCCCATTCTCGTGAGACGcaaccattatttttattcttcgtcTCTCCGATTTTGCACACCAACtgtgtgaatatttttttaaagtgcgAATAAGGCACATATCGAGtattatcgatattacattaaaaaatgttattttattttaaactaaacaGCTTTATTTTGAACACCATGTTGCGAAAAACACTTATTGTGAGGGAAAAAGTGACAGCtcgttattttctattatattcatGAAATGACGTCTCATGCGCTCTACGTCATTAGAATATTTGTCCTCACAAGGATTTCTTCGTAAAACTACTGCTGTAGCAAAAGCAGCTGCATAAATTCCGCAACATGTACTGTCCGGTTGTGATTGGACTTTTTCGAATATTATATCGCTTACGTTTATTTTTGGATAACTTttgcgaatataatttttttccttttctgcCAATTTTTCGTATGTACAGTTAGGTAAACTGTCATACACATGCAGTTTGGAACCATCAAAGAAAATACATCGCCAGTGATCTGTACAGTTGCCTCCGATTATTTGTAAGCTGTTATCGCTATCGCTGGCTGTTATTAGTTCAGGGAACTGTAAGTACTGAACACTTTGCGTTTCGAAACAAGAAGTTTCTCTAACGACGCGCAAAAATGTGTCTAACGAATCATCGTTCAGTTTACTCTGTACGGGCAGAACATTCTCTTTCACCAAAGAAAGAGGAATGATTGTATCatctaaaacttttttacgttTTGCTATTTCTTCTTTAGTCAGATTGTGTTTACTCTTTGAAAAACTGACTAAGATGCAATCATTATCTTGCTCCATATCCAGAGCAGCAGCAATGCTTGTAGCGTTTGATGACAAAActttctgttttaattttttattctttggcAAAATGTTTTCATCTTCGTTGgaacgtttatttttttgcacgtgacaatttttctttttatatgctTGTTCTTTAGCATCCGTAATATATTTTGGATCTCTAATTGGCATATGTCTATTATGCCGACTGTCTAAGATTTCTGGCAACATACACTCTAAATAGAAGCGTTCTAAGACAGGTGCCATTTCTTTTTCCCAAAAGACGTAGTCTCTATTAACACGTATGGTTTTTAGACTTTTTGGGGTCCatattgcaaaaatgcaataatttcgCTGCACAATATTTAACTGCCCTTGAACTTGATAAAAGAATCGATGATTCCGATTCATGttatcagtattttttttatcaaatatgccCTTCAGTAAAGGCAATTTTTGTATAGCCTCATCAACTGTAAAATTCTCTGCTGATAGAGGACATTTAATCTCCACTAGACCATCTTCATCAATAAGTCCATCAGGAGAAGCACCCAAGTATGGATATTCATTATCAACGAACAATCCGCAtggattaattttcttttttagttttGCAGCCAACTCTATTCTAGCGACTTCCTCCATATCGCGGCCATATTGCATGGCTGAGGTGTCAATATGTGGAggatacaaaatacttttcacAGTCGCTGCACAAGACGTTGTTGGTCTCATACGACATACAGTTCCAAAATTGGATGCCGTTAACATTTGACATTTCAATGAATGCCATAGATCACTTTTACTTTGATCTCTTGTTTGTAGTTCAATTTCTTGcctattttttgcattttcatccaattttagaaaatgatTTTCTTGTAATTGTTCGTATACGTCAGGCGGAAGATCTGGTTTTTGTGACTGTGGGCCATAATAACAATCCGTTCCTGACTGtcgattgaatttttttagtcTGCCATGCACTTTTCGAATTTCTTTggttttcgcaatttttatttgccgtCGTTTTTCTAAATTCTCAACTATTGCAGGAACATCCTTACCCATGGTTTTATGCAGTTCCGTAAGAACTTGCTGAGTATTATGCTGTACAACAGCTCCCGCAACTCTAGCATTGTATGAACCTCTGAGGCCGAAATTTATGCGCTTTCCACCTATTTCTTTGCAGATTATCGAATTAAACCATTCTGCAGGattgtttgttaaatttaataacaaactatCGGAATAAGCGCTCAAGTACATAACAgcactttcaattttttgatataaaccGTGAGCTTTCAAATACGGCACataattctgttttttatCATGGTTTTCTTCACATATGCGGCCGCGTTCTTTACATCTCTTATGCTCACCAAAAATATGGCTAGGAatgttcaaaatatctttttgtaattcCGTAGCCTTGCTATGGTGAGGTACTTTTTCTTCCCTTCGTAGAGTGGCTGCTTCTAACATTTCTTTtcgcatttttaaaatgttgttttttacaacatttcGTAGCTGTACAAAACCACGTGTCCTATGTTGTTTCGATTGAACTGTCTCTGCAACAATTTTTagctttttgcaaaaattacgAAGCAAATGATTCGTGCATTCTATTTTCTTAACAGTCACCATTTGTTCGCAATACGGTGCATTATTTTGTATGGACTGATATACACTGCTATCGCCATCAGCAATAACTGTTCTATACATCAGTCCGTGCATTTCAAGACTACTTTTAAAGCCTTCTACAATGGCGTCGCTTTCCATTTTTGTAGAGCTAGCCTTGcggtcaaaatttttatagcatttatGACGACGTGGCTCGAAACCATTTCGCTCCGCCATGTCACACAccgtacaaaatttattgcggATACCAATAAAGAGTACTTTTCTTGTGCGGTAACCAATTATGGCACCAACACCAGACAGTGAATCGTAGGCGTTGCCATACGATCTCTTCATCCAACTACCATCCGCTACAACGGTTATATACGGAATGCCATTTATTGTTTCATTCCTCTCGAGGGCGAGTTGTTTTTCAAGTTCACCTGCCATTTTCATACTTTCCATGgctgttttttgaaaatcatcgACTATATCTTCTCGATATTTGATATAAGTCTTTTCAGACATGCAAGGGATATTTATACCAGCACAGAACTCTTCCAGTTGGGCATAACCATTCCCAACTGTTATAGTTGTAGCTACAGTAGCTTTATTGAGATCTAACTTTTCAGGTTCTGTGGATTCTGACCAAATATTGGCTTTATAGTGGCACATTTGGCACTTAAAGAACAACTGCGTCAGTAATCCACAACGACGAGAATTAACGAGTTTCCAATCTTTAAATTGGCACTCGATTCCTCGCGCATGGTTGTCAAAGGTTCTATGAATCTCATTCcacataaaagaaatatcgacAATGCGACGGCTTTCCACTATGCTTTCTTGGATATCATTTATATCCGGAAGGCTGCtttcaataacaaaataattgttatcttCACAATGTTggacatttaaattttctaaactgCCAGCACACGTTTCATTCGCCTCTGGACTTTTTTCTACATTGCCAGCACACGTTTCATTCGCCTCTggacttttttctaaactgccAGCACACGTTTCATTCGCCTCTggacttttttctaaactgccAGCACACGTTTCATTCGCCTCTGgacttttttctaaattgcCAGCACACGTTTCATTCGCCTCTGgacttttttctaaattgcCAGCACACGTTTCATTCGCCTCTGGACTTTTTTCTACATTGCCAGCACACGTTTCATTCGCCTCTGgtcttttttttcacttcCAGCACACGGTTCATTCGCCTCTggctttatattttcattgcaCTTACCTTTTTGCACCTGTTTGAGGCATTGCATTGCTTCGGTACTGATTTCTGAATCTCTCTTGTCGTGCAATTGACATGATGATTCGTTATCAGAACCATTAACAAGCGTCTCTTCCAGTAATTGTGGATTTTGCACCTGTATCCTCAACTGACGTCtggaaagaaataatattaatctgtATTAAATCatgatatgtatatttaacattcctaacattttgttattaataaaggataacattttgttattataatacatttatttccaaaGGGAGAGACAGGTCAAAAGCAGGTTCTTAGTGCtgattaactttattataattcatttaacATAGACgtttttatcgtatattttatgcgaccatcttcagtacaagtctatacaaaataaaataaaagaaaaacattagGTCTACATGAAGTCACATAATATAATACGAAGACGTCAGACAAAAGCTACTTACAAGTATTATTTAacggaattattttaatgatgatAAGGAAATTAGCTATGCTACTACATCATTAACCGATGATATAAAAGACATAAGTCTGTAAAATGTGGGAACAATTTACTATGTGACTAATATATTATGTGACTTCATATTGACCCAatgtttttatcttatttaattttgcataaactTGTACTGCAGATGGTCGAATAAAATACACgaccaaaaaatatatatgttaaatgaattataataaagttaatcaGCACACTAAGAATTTGCTTTTAGCCTGTCTCTTCTTATTttggatttataatttattagtacTGTGGacttgtcatatatatatgttggaaaatttgtttaaatattttaactatgtaattattaatttatgtccATATTGCTttcaatgtttaattttactatataatttttatattttattactgtaCAGGTTTATTCAGGTAACAAAGACATATTAGCTTTTTGTCTAcacgcaaataaataataagagaaaaataagtcatttttataatcatacATAATCGTTTCTTAACTTTGTAATGCATATACTACATTACACCATTTGTATTCAATGAATGTTATTTTACCTTCtacatattgtattattacattcatttcttttacagaatataatctatcaattaaatagaaataattataaaattgtattgtatttttattttacatttcaattatttagttttggacagatatttttggattaataattttatttgtaatatttactattataattctttgatatccttttattttatgatttcaaaatgttttctttaaaaaaattgcaatgtatTGTAACTGTAACAGTGCTTTTTTTATGATCACCTAATACTTTCAACAAAATAGTGCAACAAGACAATGGTCAGATTgcaagaaaacattttatgataaatctATGAAGAAAAATGGATTGGAATTCATAGTTCTACATGTTGGCCACCTGATTGGTTTGATGGAATTCCGCTTCATTTTTTCCTTATAAAAGTTTGTGAAGGATAATGTGTATTTgcagaaaaagaataatacattttattcagcgtaaataaaatattcttataattaatgttctatataaaagataagataGTCGACaaatacttttcaaaatattacacattgTAATTACTGATATTGTAATTGCAGATGAAAAGTAACTTTCCTTAAAAATGCTACACATTGATGGCTTCATTGCAAAAAtgatatacattataattacagatgacataattttattatttcaatgctAACATGTTCACCTTGACATTTAAAACGTTTTATAACacgttttgttatattttccataatatttccaaattgctcaagttaaaataaaatttttacataaaataacttGGAAGGACGAATGACTACAgcttattttattgtaactaGAGCAacttaataatgttattaaaaatatgaggaaacatattacaaaaagtttgaaatgtCATGGTGGAACATGTTagcattgaaataataaaattatgtcatctgtaattataatgtatatcatttttgcaataaagcCATCAATGTGTAGCATTTTTaagtaaagttatttttcatctgCAATTACAATATCAGTAATTAcaatgtgtaatattttgaaaattatttatttgtcgattatcttatcttttatatagaatattaattatgagaatattttatttatgatgaaTCAAATGTATTATTCCTTTTCTGCAAATACACGTTATCCTTCACAAACTTCTATAAGGGAAAAAATGAAGCGGTGTTCTATGAAATCAGTGTGGAGGCCAACATGTAGAACTACGAATTCTAATCCATTTTTCTTCATagatttattatgaaatattttcttgcaatCTGAACATCTTATCATGTAGCATTATCTTGCTGCACTAtcttgttgaaaatattgggTGATCATAAAAAAGCACTGTTACAGTTAAAATGCATTGatcttttttgaaagaaactattttaaaatcataaaagaaGAGGATATCGAAgaattataatactaaatattacaaataaaattattaatccaaaaatatctgtccaaaactaaataattgaaatgtaaaataaaaatacaataaaattttataattatttctatttaattgatagattatattctgcaaaagaaatgaatgtaataatgcaatatgtaaaaagtaaaataacattgaataaaaatgatgtaATGTAGTATATAagcattaaaaagttaatgaaCGATTTTGTATGATTATGAAAGtgacacatttttttcttattatttctttctacgTAGACTTATAAAAAAGGCTTACTTGTCTGAGTTactaaaataaagttatatagtAATGAAAAGTAAGAGAAAATACAATTAGTTTAGAAAACATTGAAAgcaataaaaacattgtaatcTCTAATTCAACAATTCCTTAAATATATAGTTACTAACCTTTCTCGCGGccctttttttaatgatagccGTGGACGATTTAACGGCaacgttttattatatctcctccccattttcttctttcttctttcactatcttctttcttcttaCTCACTAAACACTTTACTTCTTGATGTACGTACGTATGTACGAGTTAATCACGCGGTGTCACAACAACGAAAACTTTCTTCCCGTAATAATTGACAATCAGCTATATCAGCTGGCTCCGATCACAGCGCGAGCACACGCGGACGCGCACGGACGCGTAACGTTATCGGCTCTCGCTTGTGTGCGTGCGTTCAATGCGcgaaattgttcaaaatattaatgcaaaccaaatataaaataaaacattataaaagcatacttttaatgcttttatataattggtATTTTGCTCATTATggaaagtatattattataagtaatcagtaaatgtaagaaattaaaaatgcttttattcttatgtctAGTTTTCTACAACATTTTGTTAACactaatatttctaaaaatgcaATCGCATGgaatgaattaatattatttaaaataaaagaaaataatgttaaaaaaattaacactgAGTAATACTTTCAtcgtattgaaatttttagaaGTCTTGTAAAAGTACATACACTATTGGGCCTCTATTCTTGAAATCATACGAAAATTTTCGTATGATTTCAAgatgtatgtattaatataattgaggACGCGGATCAAAAAACTCGCCGAACGCTCGAAAACGCGTAAAAGTATTATCCAAACGTCTCAGAGCATGtcaattttgaaagtcgcaaaattaatttttttaaaatatatatttgtagagaatgacgagacgaaaaatttttctatttgcagtttttttattcgatacttatttttaataataaaaattgaaaacttaaaaatttttatcttcaaattcaataagattttaaaatataaatcgtcgtaactTGGccaaatattgttgaaatggattaaaatttggtatacgcatgcagtgTAGTCTAGCGATGCTCACAAAACAacaaagaagctgaaaattgcctattatttaataatatttaattgcaaattgagacTGCTCGGAAACcacgtttttttagtttcgtcAACAAAAAGTCTCGAGGGAATTTGAGATTTgaaacaacttccagtgagacatttgttcctcactaTTGAAGGaaaatttctggaaattttcagattgattcattgaaaatttacggaaatatgcattttataagaaaacagaACGGCTGCCTGATGGTGCTCAGTGCACACACGGAGCTGTCGTTGGTGgcgtcgcatgttttcttataaaatgcatatttccgtaaattttcaatgaatcgatctgaaaatttccagaaatcttccttcGATAGAgaggaacaaatgtctcaCTGAAAGTTgtttaaaatctgaaattttctcgatactttttgttgacgaaactaaaaaaacgtgGTTTCCGAGCAgtctcaatttgcaattaaatattattaaataataggcaattttcagcttctttgtTGTTTTGTGAGCATCGCTAGACTAcactgcatgcgtataccaaattttaatccatttcaacaatatttggCCAagttacgacgatttatattttaaaatcttattgaatttgaagataaaaatttttaagttttcaatttttattattaaaaataagcatcgaataaaaaaactgcaaatagaaaaaagttttgtctcgtcattctctacaaatatatatttaaaaaaaattaattttgcgactttcaaaattgaCATGCTCTGAGACGTTTGGACAATGCTTTTACGCGTTTTCGAGCGCTCGGCGAGTTTTTTGATCCGCGTCCTCATGTacttttagatttaaaaaaatgtatatcaatCAGAGAGATCTTGCAGTGTTTTTCTcgcatacaaaaatttttcgcaTGAATTCAAGAATCGAGGCCCAATAGCATACGTACTTTTACACGGCttctaaaaatttcaacatgATAAAAGTATTGCTTACAGGAGATGACACGACGTACtaatcaattttgtttaaacttcatatatcgataaaatattatgccaAGTATTAATGAATAAGATGCGCTTTTCAAGCGTTCGCgagaaaattaacattaaaaactttaagcGCTGTATCTATGGATGGGATAGGACGTAAAAACGAAGAGCGTATAGCTCAGCGGTAAAGTACTAGACTCATAACTGCAACGTTGCAGGGTCGAGCTTGacgatgttttttttatttaacataattaattgttttaaagaaatacaattattaattacgccattaattaaaacaaaaatacattttatttatctattaaatattacaaaagtacattttttgtaaaaattacaaatacggTACAAATAACATGAATGTCAACGTAAATGCTAAACAATAGTAAAGATACTGATGGTTTGGAAAGAAATAAGGAACAGAATAAAGAATAACAGGATCTTTACTATTGTTGagcatttacatttacattcaTGTAATTTGTAccgtatttgtaatttttacaaaaaatgtacttttgtaatatttaatagataaataaaatgtatttgttttaattaatggcgtaattaataattaaatttttttaaaacaattaattatgttaaataaaaaaaacatatcatCGAGACTCGACCCTGCAACGTTGCCGTTATGAGTCTAGTACTTTACCACTGAGCTATGCGCTCTTCGTTTTTACGTCCTATGCCATCTATAGATAGAGCgcttaaagtttttaatgttaattttctcGCGAACGCTTGAAAAGCGCATCTTATTCATTAATACTtggcataatattttatcgatatatgaagtttaaacaaaattgattGGTATCACGTTGTGTCATCtctaatgttaattttttgagcaatattttctattatttttaataatattaactaattGAATAcgaatgcatttttataaatattagtgCTAACaacattttatagaaaactaaacataagaataaaagcattttttactttttatatttactgaatacttatgataatatattttctacaatatgtaaaatattaattatataaaaacatgaaaaatatgcttttataatgttttattttatatttgcacatatatatatatatatatatatatatatatatatatatatatatagtttatatatagttatacatatagtttgcattaatattttcaacaatgtTCACGCATAGAATTATTTGgttacgtaaaattaaaaaaaattatccaaaaaattaatacggTGCAATAAAATGAAATCGCGCGCCCAAGATATCACGAGATAAAGTGACGACGAATAGACGACAAAGAAGCAAAGTCTCTAGCTCAATAACAACTGAAGATCGGCAAGAATCATTGTCCCGCTAGCTGCCTGCCTGAGACGGACGTACCGTGCGACGCAATGGGTAGATGTAAGTATCAtcattttaatcttattactgattttatattataatctataaagtataattatatattcatcgattttattatttgtttgcaGCAAAAAGTGAAGGAAATATACCTTCGCCAGCGAAGAGGATTTCAAGAACGGCGACGGTACCGTCATCGTCCAGAGGAAAAACGGTGACGGTACCGTCGTCGTCCAGGGAAAGAACGGCGACGGTACCGTTGCTGCTCCTCCGCTCTGCGACGACGGTACCGTCGCCGTTCTTTCCCTGGACGACGACGGTACCGTCGTCGCAGAGCGGAGGAGCAGCAACGGTACCGTCGTCGTCCAGAGGAAGAATGGCAACGGTACCGTTGCAGAACGGAAGAGCGGCGTCGTccattgtataattatatattcatcgattttattatttgtttgcaGCAAAAAGTGAAGGAAATATACCTTCGCCAGCGAAGAGGATTTCAAGAACGGCGACGGTACCGTCATCGTCCAGAGGAAAAACGGTGACGGTACCGTCGTCGTCCAGGGAAAGAACGGCGACGGTACCGTTGCTGCTCCTCCGCTCTGCGACGACGGTACCGTCGCCGTTCTTTCCCTGGACGACGACGGTACCGTCGTCGCAGAGCGGAGGAGCAGCAACGGTACCGTCGTCGTCCAGAGGAAGAATGGCAACGGTACCGTTGCAGAACGGAAGAGCGGCGTCGTCCATTGCTTCCGAGGACatgccaccgccgccgccgccgccatcgcaaccgccgccgccgccgccatcgcaaccgccgccgccgccgccgccgccatcgCAACCGCCGCTGCCATCGCCGCCGCATCCTCGGCGGCAATTGTATAGGCAACCAAATACGCAGAGAAATGTaagtacaaatataaaaatataagtatgaaTAAGTGTgaatgtgaaatataaattggGTTGTGTATGTGTGATGTGTGTAAGCATGTGAAAGTATGACGATGCAGCGAGAGGGAAAGAACGAGagacatttacaaaaaaagttgGAATAAAAGTgtgtattgtgtgtgtgtatatgcgGTGGCATGTAATCGATGTAAGGGTACGATGATGCGAGACAGAGAGGACATCCACGAGAACGGCGACGATACCGTCGTCGTCCAGGGGAAGAACAGCGACGGTATTGTCATCGGAGAGTGGAAAAGCAGCAACGGTATCGTCACCGCTGTTCCGCTAGACGATGATAGTACCGTCGCCGTTCTTTCCCTGGACGACGCCGGTGCCGTCGCCGGCGCTGTTCTCGTGGATGTCCTCTCTGTCTCACATCATTGTACCCTTACATTGATTACATTCACTACATATACGAACACATAATAAACACTTTTATTCTAACGAGATGAGactgagagaaagaaagagagagaaagagagagagagagagagagagagagagagagagagagtgtgtgcgcgcgcgcgcgcgcgcgcgtgtgtgtgtgtgtgtgtgtgtgtgtgtgtgtgtgtgtgtgtgtgtgtgtgataccaaaaaaatattatatatataatgtacatatataatagcGTTGAAACAGCCAAGCTAGTTGTTCGTGCTtagtattttctatataaacatTCCAATTAACGTTTTGATCAGAATCTGACTTTCTTcagaattacaaattaaaattaataaaattagtaattatcGCATAtgttgttatatattaaaatatctcctTGATCTTATTTCTATAGTATCTAAATTGCCTCCGCATGTTATTTACTAATTTGTACATGTATTGTAACAcagatatttttctaatatatatttttcaacgatGGATAAGTCAAAGACAATGATCTCATAATGtcaaatgataaaatacaaGTGCTCACTTATATTATATCGTTTGATATTATGAGATCGTTGTCTTTGACTTTTCcatcgttaaaaaatatttagtagaGAAACATTAGTGTTGCAGTACAtgtacaaattaatatgtaacatGTGAAGGCAATTTAGATGCAATTTAGAAACAAGATCAaggagatattttaatatacaacaTATGCgataattactaattttgttaattttaatttgtaattctgAAAAAGGCCAGATTCTGGTCAAAACGTAAAttgtaatgtttatatagaaaatactaAGCACGTACAGCTAGCTTGGCCGTTTCAacgctatttatttatttctttactttagaatttatatcggtcattagattatttttaatttttatttgattttcttgCAGAGAATAAATGAAGCCGTTCGGAGGGcaataaacaaagaaaaaaaaaattgcggtACAACAAACCGTCGCCactgccgctgccgccgccgccgccgtcgccctGTGTATATCCGCTGGTGACATTGCCACCGCCACCACCTCCGTCACCGCTTCAAGGATATCCCTATCCTTTCGCGGGATATGCGTATCCCCCGGGGGGATACGCATATCCCCCCGGCGGATATACGTATCCCCCCGGGGGATACACATATCCCCCTagattttattaagttttttataaaaaatgtaaaatctataaaatatctataaaaataaaataaatattaacctttTCATTCTtcctttattataaaaaaaaattaagagaaagagaaagagagagagagagagagaaagaaagaaagaatgagagagagagagtgtgtgtgtgtgtgtatatgcgGTGGCATGTAATCGATGTAAGAGTACGATGATGCGAGACAGAGAGGACGTCCACGAGAACGGCGACGATACCGTCGTCGTCCAGGGGAAGAACAGCGACGGTACCGTCATCGGAGAATGGAAAAGCAGCAACGGTATCGTCACCGCTGTTTCGCTAGACGATGACAGTACCGTCGCCGTTCTTCCCCTGGACGACGCCGGTGCCGTCGCCGCGCTGTTCTCGTGGATGTCCTCTCTGTCTCACATCATCGTACCCTTACATTGATTACATTCACCACATATACGAACACGAACACACAATAAACACTTTTATTCTAACGAGATGAGactgagagaaagaaagagagagagagagagagagaaagagtgagagaaagagagagagagagtgtgtgtgtgtgtgtgtgtgtgtatatgcgGTGGCATGTAATCGATGTAAGAGTACGATGATGCGAGACAGAGAGGACGTTCACGAGAACGGCGACGATACCGTCGTCGTCTAGGGGAAGAACAGCGACGGTACCGTCATCGGAGAGCGGAAAAGCGGCAACGTATCGTCACCGCTGTTCCGCTAGACGATGACAGTACCGTCG
The nucleotide sequence above comes from Linepithema humile isolate Giens D197 chromosome 4, Lhum_UNIL_v1.0, whole genome shotgun sequence. Encoded proteins:
- the LOC136999468 gene encoding uncharacterized protein; translation: MWNEIHRTFDNHARGIECQFKDWKLVNSRRCGLLTQLFFKCQMCHYKANIWSESTEPEKLDLNKATVATTITVGNGYAQLEEFCAGINIPCMSEKTYIKYREDIVDDFQKTAMESMKMAGELEKQLALERNETINGIPYITVVADGSWMKRSYGNAYDSLSGVGAIIGYRTRKVLFIGIRNKFCTVCDMAERNGFEPRRHKCYKNFDRKASSTKMESDAIVEGFKSSLEMHGLMYRTVIADGDSSVYQSIQNNAPYCEQMVTVKKIECTNHLLRNFCKKLKIVAETVQSKQHRTRGFVQLRNVVKNNILKMRKEMLEAATLRREEKVPHHSKATELQKDILNIPSHIFGEHKRCKERGRICEENHDKKQNYVPYLKAHGLYQKIESAVMYLSAYSDSLLLNLTNNPAEWFNSIICKEIGGKRINFGLRGSYNARVAGAVVQHNTQQVLTELHKTMGKDVPAIVENLEKRRQIKIAKTKEIRKVHGRLKKFNRQSGTDCYYGPQSQKPDLPPDVYEQLQENHFLKLDENAKNRQEIELQTRDQSKSDLWHSLKCQMLTASNFGTVCRMRPTTSCAATVKSILYPPHIDTSAMQYGRDMEEVARIELAAKLKKKINPCGLFVDNEYPYLGASPDGLIDEDGLVEIKCPLSAENFTVDEAIQKLPLLKGIFDKKNTDNMNRNHRFFYQVQGQLNIVQRNYCIFAIWTPKSLKTIRVNRDYVFWEKEMAPVLERFYLECMLPEILDSRHNRHMPIRDPKYITDAKEQAYKKKNCHVQKNKRSNEDENILPKNKKLKQKVLSSNATSIAAALDMEQDNDCILVSFSKSKHNLTKEEIAKRKKVLDDTIIPLSLVKENVLPVQSKLNDDSLDTFLRVVRETSCFETQSVQYLQFPELITASDSDNSLQIIGGNCTDHWRCIFFDGSKLHVYDSLPNCTYEKLAEKEKNYIRKSYPKINVSDIIFEKVQSQPDSTCCGIYAAAFATAVVLRRNPCEDKYSNDVERMRRHFMNIIENNELSLFPSQ